The DNA sequence CGGCAGGTGTTCGCCGAGTTCGGGCCGTCGCTGGCGGTGTCGGTGCGCGGCCGCGGCGTCAAGGAGTGGATCACGCCGTACCAGGTGGGGCATGCGGGGTTGGCCGGGGTCGGCGCCGTGCTGGCCGACCTGGGGCACCGGCTCGGCCGGGCCGTGTTCCCGATCGGGCGCGACGACTGCGGCGCGGTGCTGGCCGTCGACGCGGCGGGCAGGGTCTTCGCCGCCGACCAGGGCGGCGAATGGTGCTACGGCGAGGGTTTCGACGTCGCCGCGACCGCGCTGACGCTGGGGCAGGCGCCCCGGCGGGTGCGCGAGGACGGCACGCTGGAACTGATCGGACTGGAAGGGATCTGAGCGGTGCGTTTCGCTGACCGGCATGCCAACGACGACCTGATGGCCCGCTTCGACGAGGTGTACGACCGGTACACCAGACTGCGGGGCGGCCTGGGCACCCTGCAGGCGCGCATGAAGGACCTGCACGGCACGGCCGCGACCAGGGACCGCCTGGTGCAGGTGAAGGTCGGCCCGCAGGGCCAGCTGCTGGAGCTGGTCATCCACGACGACGCCTACCGCCGCTACCCCGCCCGCGAACTCGGTTCGGTGATCACCGGCCTGACCCACACCGCGGCGGCGCAGGCCGCCGAGCAGATGCAGCAGCTGCTCGGCGAGTTCATCCCGCCGGACACCGGCGCGGCCGAGTTCGTGCGCACCGGCGACTTCGGGTCGCTGCTGCGCCGGGCCGACGAGGCCGTCGAGCAGGCCGCAGAGGAGAACGGCAATGGCTGACGAGCGCCAGATCGTCGTCGACACGACCGGTGCGGTGCGGGCGGGCAAGGAGATCGCCTTCGCCGGGCAGGACCTCGCCGACCTGCACCGCGACATCGGCCACCTGATCCAGACGCTGTCGGCCGGGCCGCCCTGGAGCATGGACAAGATCGGCAAGCAGGTCGAGGTCGGCGACGGCGGCCAGAACAAGGGCTACCGGGTCAACGAGCAGGAGGTGCTCAAAGCCTGGGAGCAGGTCGCCAAGGCCGTCGAGGCGCTGGGCGTCAACGTGCAGAACGCCATCGCCCAGGTCGTCGGCGCCGACGTCAAGAGCGACGCGACCGTCCAGTCCGTACGCCAGCCCGGCACCAACGTACGCCGGACGTGATGCCGACAGGGGCGGACCCGCCGGGCCCTCCCCTGTCCTGACCAGCTGTTTCCGTTACCGGACGGCGACCTTCTCCGCCTCGGCGTCGGCGTCGGCACGCTCCGCGCTGTCGGCGGCATCCTCCGAGCGCTTCGCGGCCAGCTCCGACTGGATGCTGTCGTGGCGGCGCTGCAGGTCGCGCAGCTCGGCGCGCTGCGCCTGCTGCTCGCGGCGCGACGCCACGCGGCGGCGGGCACGGCGGCCCGCACCGCCGAACATCATCATCAGACCGATCAGGACCAGCGCCCCGGCGGCGGCACCGACCGAGAACACCTGCCCGACGGTCGGCTCGGCGTGGTAGCCGAACAACTCGACGGCACCCACCGGAGTGGTGAACAGGCCGTCATTGGTGAGAAAGGCCGTCAGGGCGAGCCCGCTCAGGCCGAGCACCAGCAGCAATCCCAGCAGAATCATCGTTTCGCCTCCTGCCTGTCGGCAGCGGTCGTAGGTCGGGGCAACGGCTCCCCGATACCCGACCGCCGAGGCGGTAAACGCGGCCGCCGGCCACGGACCTGTCAGGCTCGGCCGGTCAGGAGGCGGCCGGGCCGCCGCACAGGTGCGCGTACACCCCGGCGACCTGGAGCACCCGCTGGACCATGCCGCCGGTGTTGACCAGGCGCAGCCCGCCGCCGGCGGTGTCGGCCAGCTTGCGGGCCCGCACGAACACGTGGATGGCCGACGAGTCGATGAACCCGACCTCACCCAGGTCGACCAGGACCTGGGCACCGGGATGGGCGGAGATCTGCGCCCCGAGCCACTCCTGCAGACCGGGCGCCGACGCGAAGTCGATCTCCCCGGCGAGGACCGCGGTGACGCTGTCCCCGGCCACGCGGACGTCGTGGCGAAGCGGCGGAACGGCTGCGGTCACGCGGCCTTTGTAGCACGTCCGCCTGTACGCCGGGGCGCATTGGCCCTCCCCCGTCCCGGCGGTTCGTCCCGCCCGTCCGGCTCACGTCGCTGACCTGCCGGGACGCGATCGCGCAAACCCGTCCGCGCCGTGCAGCGACGTCTGTCGTTGGCAGGGCAGGGACAGGTGCGGTGAGGGGAGGTGCGGGTGGCAGGGCTGGTACTGGCGGTGGTCGCGGTCGCGGCAGGGTGCGGGATGCTGCTGGGCAGGTGGTGGCGGGCGGCACGCGCGGGCTCCGGGCGCCGCACGGTGACCGCGGGGGTACGGGTGCTGCGCACCGGCGTGAACCGCGTGCGGCGGCGTACGCTGCAAGCGCCCCGGCTCGGCCGGTCCGGGCGCTGGCGGCGGTCGCGGCGCCCGGCCAACCGCAACGCCCCGGGGTGACCGCGGTCAGATCCGCGGCAGCTCGCCCGTCACCAGCCGCAACGTGAACGTGTCCCCGTCGCGCTGCTGCGACACGTAGCTGCACACCTGGTATGCCAGCCACAGCCCGAGCCCGCCCACGTCCGCGCCGGTCGGGACGAGCCCCGCGCACGGGTCGGCCGGACCCCGACCGTGGTCGCGCACCGTCACCACCAGCCGCCGCGGCGCCGCCCACAGCCACACCTGCACCTGCCCGCGCCCGTGCGTCATCGCGTTGGTGACCGCCTCCGAGGCGGCCAGCTGCATCGCGTCCACGTCGTCGGGCGCCAGTCCGGTCCGCCCCGCCAGCCGGGTCACCGCCGCCCGGGTGTCCGCCAGCGACGGGTCGCGCAGCATGAGGTGCGGCGCCTCCTGCTCGATCGGGTCGCGCCACACCACCGGCTGGCGGCCGAGGAACCGCTCGGGTCCCTCGTAGGCGCCGTTGGCGCGGTCGCCGTCCGCGGTGGCCAGCCGCGGGTGGGTCGCCAGCACGTGGTCGAGCACCTCGGGCGGGGTGGTGCGGGTGTCGTACGGGCACAGCCCCCACACCGGCCAGTCGTCGTACACCCGGTTGACGACCGCCTCGTAGCGGGCCCACCACTCCCACGGCACCCCGACGCCCGGATGCGGCACGTCCCCGGTCACGCGGATCTGCGCCGCCCCGGCGGCCGTCTGCTGCTCGAACAGCTCGCGGTAGCGCCGGACCGCCTGGGCCGGCTTGCCGTAGTGCCCGTCGCCGTCGAGGAACAGCACGCCGCTGCCGCTGCCCAGCGCGTCGCGCACGAGCTCCTGCATCCGCCCCGCGAACGCCGCGACCACGGTCTCCCCCGCGGCCAGCCCGTCGGCCAGGAACGGCACCACGAACCCGAGGAACTCCTCGTCGGAGCCGTACAACGCGGTCTGGTGGTAGAAGCCAGGGTGGCCCGCGGCAGCGCCGGTCCTCATGACACGCACTCCCGGGGCCGGGGCTGATCGAGCATCCGGGAACCCCTTGCCGTGCATCGCTGCGAACACCGCCAGCGCGACCGCCGTCGGCGGGCGTGGGCATCAAACTAACACGCACCCCGCCGTTCGGCGCGCCGTGCGGGCGGGGGTGGACGGGGGCAGCCTGGCCGCGCGACAGTGGATATCGGGTCGCGCCGAGGGGGCCGATCGAGCACACTTCCTCCTCGGCAGCACCGACCGGGGGAACGACATGCCTTTCGAAACGATCACCGATACCGGCGCACCGCTGCGCCTGTGGGCCGATCCGGCCACCGTCGACGAGCGCGCGCTCGCGCAGCTGCGCAACGTCGCCGACCTGAAATGGACGCACGCCGTGGCCGTGATGCCCGACGTGCACGTCGGCATCGGCGCGACCGTGGGCTCGGTCATCGCCATGCGCGGCGCGGTGTCGCCGGCCGCCGTCGGCGTCGACATCGGCTGCGGGATGACCGCGCAGCTCACCTCGCTGCGCGCCGACCAGCTGCCCGACGACCTGTCGAAGCTGCGCTCCGACATCGAGAAGGCGATCCCGGTCGGCCAGGGCGCGCACAAGCACTCGGTCGACGTGGACCACCTCGACACCGGGCTGCGCGGCTGGCACCGGTTCTGGACCGGCTTCGACGACCTGACCGCCCAGCACGTGCTGCACCGCAAGGGCCGCGTCATGCAGCAGCTCGGCACGCTCGGCGGCGGCAACCACTTCATCGAGATCTGCCTGGACACCGAGAACCGGGTCTGGCTGATGCTGCACTCGGGCTCGCGCGGCATCGGCAACGACCTGGCCCAGTACCACATCGCCAAGGCCAAGGAACTGCCGCACAACGCCGACCTGCCCGACCCGGACCTGGCCGTGTTCGTCACCGGCGAACCGACCATGGACGCCTACCGCAACGACCTGTTCTGGGCGCAGGAGTACGCCCGGCGCAACCGCGCGGTCATGATGTCGCTGCTGCGCGGCGTCATCGCCAAGCACGTACGCAAGGTGAGCTTCGAGCCGGAGATCTCCTGCCACCACAACTACGTGGCCGAGGAGGTGCACGACGGCACGGAGGTGCTGGTCACCCGCAAGGGCGCGATCCGGGCGGGCTCCGGCGAGCTGGGCATCATCCCCGGTTCGATGGGCGCGTCGTCGTTCATCGTGCGCGGGCTCGGCTCCAACGCGGCGCTGCGGTCGGCCTCGCACGGCGCCGGGCGCAAGATGAGCCGGATGCAGGCGCGGCGCCAGTTCAACGCCCGCGACCTGGCCGAGCAGACCAAGGGCGTGGAGTGCCGCAAGGACAGCGGCGTGGTCGACGAGATCCCGTCGGCGTACAAGGACATAGACCAGGTCATGGCCCAGCAGTCCGACCTGGTGAAGATCGAGGCCCGCCTCAAGCAGATCATCTGTGTGAAGGGCTGACAGCAGGCCGCAGGGCCGCCTTCATTGACCCATGGGCATGTATCGGGGTAGAACGGGATCGACCACGATCACACAAGGTCGAACAAAGTCCCTTACCCGTCCCCGAGGGAGTCCATGTGAGCAGGCGAAGAGTGGCGGCCCTGTTGGCGCTGTTGACACCGGTGGCGACCATCGCCCTGGTCGGCGCGCCGACGACGTCCTGGGCCGCGCCCTATGTCCCGCAGCCGTCCAACCGGCAGGTCCTCAACTTCGACACCAACTGGCTGTTCGCGGGCGACGTGCCCGCGGGCAACGGCCAGGCCGTGGGGCTGAGCGAAGCGGCGTTCGTGCCGGTCACGCTGCCCTACTTCCGCACCCACCCGCACAAGGGGTTCCCCCGAGGGGACTTCGAGGTGCCCGCCTCCTGGTACCGGCGCCACTTCGCGCTGCCGAGCGGCTACAGCGGCCGCCGCGTGCTGATGGAGTTCCAGGGCGTGGCCAAGGCCGCGCAGGTGTACGTCAACGGCACCCTCGCCGGCCAGCACAACGGCGCCTACACCTCGTTCACGGTCGACGTCACGCCGTACGTCACCGTGGGCGGTGCTGACAACGTTGTCGCCGTGAAGGTCGACTCGATGACCCGCAACGACCTGCCCCCGGAGGGCGGCGCGGTCGACTACTTCGTCTGGGGCGGCATCGTCCGCGACGTCAACATGATCGTCGCCGACCCGCTGCACACCGACTGGACGTTCGTCACCACCCCGAGCGTCAGCGCGTCCAGCGCCACGGTCAACGCACGGACCAGCGTCCGCAACGACAGTGGCGCGTCCAAGTCGGTCACCGTCGTCACCAGCGTCGTCGACACCGGCGGCAACGTGGTCGCCACCGGCACCGGCACCCAGACCATCGCCGCGAACTCGGCGTTCGAGTTCAACTACAACACCTCGGCGATCGCCGACCCGCACCGCTGGGACGTCGACGACCCGTACCTGTACACCGTCTACACCCAGGTCCGCGACGGCTCCACCTGGGTCGACGAGCACCGCACCCGGATCGGCGTGCGCACGGTGGCGTTCAACGCCACCGACGGGAAGTTCTACCTCAACGGCACCGCGGTCAAGCTGCGCGGGCTGGACCGGCACGAGTCGTACCCCTTCATCGGCCGCGCCGCGCCCAACCGCCTCCAGGCCAAGGACGCCGACATCCTCAAGTACGAGCTGGGCACCAACCTCGTGCGCACCTCGCACTACCCGCAGGACCCCGAGTTCCTCGACCGCGCCGACGAGATCGGCCTGCTGGTGTTCGAGGAGATCCCGGGCTGGCAGCACATCGGCGACACCGCCTGGCAGGACGTGGCGGTGGAGAACGTGCGCGAGATGGTGACCCGCGACCGCAACCACCCCTCGATCA is a window from the Catellatospora sp. TT07R-123 genome containing:
- a CDS encoding RtcB family protein: MPFETITDTGAPLRLWADPATVDERALAQLRNVADLKWTHAVAVMPDVHVGIGATVGSVIAMRGAVSPAAVGVDIGCGMTAQLTSLRADQLPDDLSKLRSDIEKAIPVGQGAHKHSVDVDHLDTGLRGWHRFWTGFDDLTAQHVLHRKGRVMQQLGTLGGGNHFIEICLDTENRVWLMLHSGSRGIGNDLAQYHIAKAKELPHNADLPDPDLAVFVTGEPTMDAYRNDLFWAQEYARRNRAVMMSLLRGVIAKHVRKVSFEPEISCHHNYVAEEVHDGTEVLVTRKGAIRAGSGELGIIPGSMGASSFIVRGLGSNAALRSASHGAGRKMSRMQARRQFNARDLAEQTKGVECRKDSGVVDEIPSAYKDIDQVMAQQSDLVKIEARLKQIICVKG
- a CDS encoding sensor histidine kinase; protein product: MRTGAAAGHPGFYHQTALYGSDEEFLGFVVPFLADGLAAGETVVAAFAGRMQELVRDALGSGSGVLFLDGDGHYGKPAQAVRRYRELFEQQTAAGAAQIRVTGDVPHPGVGVPWEWWARYEAVVNRVYDDWPVWGLCPYDTRTTPPEVLDHVLATHPRLATADGDRANGAYEGPERFLGRQPVVWRDPIEQEAPHLMLRDPSLADTRAAVTRLAGRTGLAPDDVDAMQLAASEAVTNAMTHGRGQVQVWLWAAPRRLVVTVRDHGRGPADPCAGLVPTGADVGGLGLWLAYQVCSYVSQQRDGDTFTLRLVTGELPRI
- a CDS encoding YbaB/EbfC family nucleoid-associated protein, with translation MRFADRHANDDLMARFDEVYDRYTRLRGGLGTLQARMKDLHGTAATRDRLVQVKVGPQGQLLELVIHDDAYRRYPARELGSVITGLTHTAAAQAAEQMQQLLGEFIPPDTGAAEFVRTGDFGSLLRRADEAVEQAAEENGNG
- a CDS encoding STAS domain-containing protein; the encoded protein is MTAAVPPLRHDVRVAGDSVTAVLAGEIDFASAPGLQEWLGAQISAHPGAQVLVDLGEVGFIDSSAIHVFVRARKLADTAGGGLRLVNTGGMVQRVLQVAGVYAHLCGGPAAS